The following coding sequences lie in one Azospirillum humicireducens genomic window:
- a CDS encoding methyl-accepting chemotaxis protein, translating to MSATVQPAGSTRRSGRFIHRILIAATLLITLSVGALGLLVYRLSSQALQAEVDARIETAGIAAVDGIQKWLAGRMMLIRLVAEDITSASPDGIMPIIARKTLRDTFSEVYFGSEADGRFTTFNPSELPPGYDPRKRPWYKSAITTRDLTLSEPYQDATTKKLVISAVMPVTSGGTLRGVAGADLPLDVLQEFLRSFAMDGQGFVFLADGEGKILVHPDEAMVMKPFGRKPVGGSEIATDDGRLVRFYSIKGLPGLDWHVAVSMDRAKVQAPMELLAKLLAATVLGAIVFVVPLLGLLIVRIVARPITRMTDAMSRLSAGDLSVSIPALDRKDEIGAMAQSLEVFKETLARNRAMEEEMRQTREQAERDKRNALARMADSFENTVKAIVGQVIGSASRMKGSSQELSTMAEDSRKRAAAVAAASEEASTNVQTVAASAEEMTASIGEISRQVTQSSAVARQAVERADEASQNVQLMADQARSIGTVVQLIQEIASQTNLLALNATIEAARAGEAGKGFAVVASEVKGLATQTARATEEISSQIAAMQAATDDTVGAIQKITTIIAQVNEVSTTIAAAVEEQNAATREIARSVQQAASGTQEISRNIGGVQQIADGTGNAAQQVLDAAGALFGDAEKLSTEVDRFIHEVRAG from the coding sequence ATGTCCGCCACTGTCCAGCCGGCTGGCTCAACCCGGCGATCCGGAAGATTCATCCATCGCATCCTGATCGCCGCCACGCTTCTCATCACGCTGTCGGTCGGGGCACTCGGCCTGCTGGTCTACCGCCTGTCGTCGCAGGCCTTGCAGGCGGAGGTCGACGCCAGGATCGAGACCGCCGGCATCGCTGCCGTGGACGGCATCCAGAAATGGCTTGCCGGGCGCATGATGCTGATCCGTTTGGTCGCGGAGGACATCACCTCCGCCAGCCCGGATGGGATCATGCCGATCATCGCGCGCAAGACCCTGCGCGACACCTTCTCCGAGGTCTATTTCGGATCGGAGGCGGATGGCCGCTTCACCACCTTCAACCCGTCCGAACTGCCGCCCGGCTACGACCCGCGCAAACGCCCCTGGTACAAATCCGCGATCACGACGCGCGACCTGACCCTGTCGGAGCCCTATCAGGACGCCACCACCAAGAAGCTGGTGATCAGCGCGGTGATGCCCGTCACCAGCGGGGGGACGCTGCGCGGAGTCGCCGGGGCCGATCTGCCGCTGGACGTGCTGCAGGAGTTCCTGCGCTCCTTCGCGATGGACGGCCAAGGCTTCGTCTTCCTTGCCGACGGCGAGGGCAAGATACTGGTCCACCCGGACGAGGCGATGGTCATGAAGCCCTTCGGCCGCAAGCCGGTCGGGGGAAGCGAGATCGCGACCGACGACGGCCGGCTGGTGCGGTTCTACAGCATCAAGGGGCTGCCCGGCCTGGATTGGCATGTCGCGGTGTCGATGGATCGCGCGAAGGTGCAGGCTCCGATGGAGCTTCTGGCCAAACTGCTGGCCGCGACCGTGCTGGGCGCCATCGTCTTCGTCGTGCCGTTGCTGGGGCTGCTGATCGTCCGCATCGTCGCCCGCCCGATCACCCGGATGACCGACGCGATGTCGCGCCTGAGCGCCGGCGACCTGTCGGTCTCCATCCCGGCACTCGACCGCAAGGACGAGATCGGGGCGATGGCGCAGTCGCTGGAGGTGTTCAAGGAGACTCTCGCCCGCAACCGCGCCATGGAAGAGGAGATGCGCCAGACCCGTGAGCAGGCGGAACGGGACAAGCGCAACGCGCTGGCCCGGATGGCCGACAGTTTCGAGAACACGGTCAAGGCCATCGTCGGGCAGGTCATCGGCTCCGCCAGCCGGATGAAGGGAAGTTCGCAGGAGCTGTCAACCATGGCCGAGGACAGCCGCAAGCGCGCCGCGGCCGTCGCCGCCGCATCGGAGGAGGCCTCGACCAACGTGCAGACCGTCGCCGCCTCCGCGGAAGAGATGACCGCCTCCATCGGCGAGATCTCGCGTCAAGTGACGCAGTCGAGTGCGGTGGCCCGTCAGGCGGTGGAACGGGCGGATGAGGCGTCGCAGAATGTCCAGCTCATGGCCGATCAGGCCCGCAGCATCGGCACCGTGGTTCAGCTGATCCAGGAGATCGCCAGCCAGACCAACCTGCTGGCGTTGAACGCCACCATCGAAGCGGCCCGCGCCGGCGAGGCGGGAAAGGGGTTCGCCGTCGTCGCCAGCGAGGTGAAGGGCCTCGCCACCCAGACTGCCAGGGCAACGGAGGAGATCTCCAGCCAGATCGCAGCAATGCAGGCGGCGACCGACGACACGGTGGGCGCCATCCAGAAGATCACCACCATCATCGCCCAGGTGAACGAGGTGTCGACCACCATCGCCGCCGCGGTCGAGGAGCAGAATGCCGCAACCCGCGAAATCGCCCGCAGCGTGCAGCAAGCCGCCTCCGGCACGCAGGAAATCTCCCGCAACATCGGCGGCGTCCAGCAGATCGCCGACGGAACCGGCAACGCCGCCCAGCAGGTGCTGGACGCCGCCGGAGCCCTGTTCGGCGATGCCGAGAAGCTGTCGACGGAAGTCGACCGTTTCATCCACGAGGTGCGCGCCGGCTGA
- the nifN gene encoding nitrogenase iron-molybdenum cofactor biosynthesis protein NifN: MSHIQRFPSAAKAATTNPLKMSQPLGAALAYLGIDRCLPLFHGSQGCTAFGLVLLVRHFREAIPLQTTAMDQVSTILGGYDNLEQAIRTIVERNKPAMIGVATTGVTETKGEDMGGQYTLFRQRNPDMADTALVFANTPDFAGGFEDGFAAAVTAMVERLVEPSPVRIPTQVNVLAGSHLSPGDVEELRDIIEGFGLSPIMLPDLSLSMAGRQPTDFTATSLGGVTVEQIRAMGASAATIVVGEHMRVAGNALELKTDVPSHFFSRLTGLEASDKLVRLLMELSGKPAPARLRRQREALVDAMLDGHFFFSRKRIAVALEPDLLYAVTGFLADMGAEVIAAVSPTQSPVLERLKAATIMVGDHSDLETLARDADLIVSNSHGRQGAARIGVALHRMGLPMFDRLGAGLRVQVGYRGTRELLCDIGNLFLAREMDHEGRGHGDAHGCGGGSCGCNAV; the protein is encoded by the coding sequence ATGTCCCACATCCAGCGCTTCCCCTCCGCCGCCAAGGCCGCCACGACCAATCCGCTGAAGATGAGCCAGCCGCTGGGTGCTGCGCTGGCCTATCTCGGAATCGACCGTTGCCTGCCGCTGTTCCACGGCTCGCAGGGCTGCACCGCCTTCGGGCTGGTCCTGCTGGTGCGCCATTTCCGCGAGGCGATCCCGCTGCAAACCACTGCGATGGATCAGGTCTCCACCATCCTCGGCGGCTACGACAATCTGGAACAGGCGATCCGCACCATCGTCGAGCGCAACAAGCCCGCCATGATCGGCGTCGCCACCACCGGCGTCACCGAGACCAAGGGCGAGGACATGGGCGGACAGTACACGCTGTTCCGCCAGCGCAACCCCGACATGGCCGACACCGCCCTGGTCTTCGCCAACACCCCCGACTTCGCCGGCGGCTTCGAGGACGGCTTCGCCGCCGCCGTCACCGCGATGGTCGAGCGGCTGGTCGAACCGTCGCCGGTGCGCATCCCGACCCAGGTCAATGTGCTGGCCGGCAGCCACCTGTCGCCCGGCGATGTCGAGGAACTGCGCGACATCATCGAAGGCTTCGGCCTGTCGCCGATCATGTTGCCCGACCTGTCGCTGTCGATGGCGGGCCGTCAGCCGACCGACTTCACCGCCACTTCGCTGGGTGGCGTGACGGTGGAGCAGATCCGCGCCATGGGCGCCTCGGCCGCCACCATCGTGGTCGGCGAGCATATGCGGGTGGCCGGCAATGCGCTGGAGCTGAAGACCGACGTTCCCAGCCACTTCTTCAGCCGCCTGACCGGGTTGGAGGCATCGGACAAGCTGGTCCGGCTGCTGATGGAACTGTCCGGCAAGCCGGCGCCGGCCCGGCTGCGGCGCCAGCGCGAAGCCCTGGTCGACGCCATGCTGGACGGGCATTTCTTCTTCAGCCGCAAGCGCATCGCCGTCGCGCTGGAACCCGACCTGCTCTATGCCGTCACCGGCTTCCTGGCCGACATGGGGGCCGAGGTGATCGCCGCGGTGTCGCCAACGCAGAGCCCGGTGCTGGAGCGGCTGAAGGCAGCCACCATCATGGTCGGCGATCATTCCGACCTGGAGACGCTGGCCCGCGACGCCGACCTGATCGTCTCCAATTCGCACGGGCGGCAGGGGGCTGCGCGGATCGGCGTGGCCCTGCACCGCATGGGCCTGCCGATGTTCGACCGGCTGGGGGCGGGGCTGCGCGTGCAGGTCGGCTACCGCGGCACGCGCGAGCTGCTGTGCGACATCGGCAACCTGTTCCTCGCCCGCGAGATGGATCACGAGGGCCGCGGTCACGGGGACGCTCACGGCTGCGGAGGCGGATCATGCGGATGCAACGCCGTCTGA
- a CDS encoding methyl-accepting chemotaxis protein, translating into MFGFIQTIYGKGSNSHALLSALDRSLAIIEFSLDGTILNANTNFLAVMGYSLPEVVGRHHRMFVDPAEHASPAYQEFWDRLRRGEFQRALYRRIAKNGRELWIEATYNPILDATGRACKIIKFATDVTERQVTNADMRGKIDAISRSQAVIEFNPDGTVITANENFLSVLGYSLDEVRGRHHSMFVDPQERETAAYRDFWKRLNSGRFETAQYRRIGKGGRVVWIQASYNPVFDDMGRLRKVVKFATDITEQISMLGRLKSLIDTNFSEIEQAMTTAHRQADTAAAASSETRVTVQTIAAGAEELTASAHEIADGMSRSQQAADVAVSEADNADRAATRLSEVAKAMGGIVELIRSIAGQINMLALNATIEAARAGEAGRGFAVVANEVKNLANQSANATSQISREIDGMQAVSRDVVSSLTAIRKSMSNLRQFVVMSAGAVEEQTTVTANISVNMQGASTSVAVVDQSIGAISTAFVQVGNAIAETKEAARMLAR; encoded by the coding sequence ATGTTCGGCTTCATTCAGACCATCTATGGCAAAGGTTCCAACAGTCATGCGCTGCTGTCCGCCCTGGACCGCTCCCTTGCCATCATCGAGTTTTCCCTCGACGGAACGATCCTGAACGCCAACACCAACTTCCTGGCGGTGATGGGCTATTCATTGCCCGAAGTGGTCGGCCGTCATCACAGGATGTTCGTCGACCCGGCCGAACATGCCAGTCCCGCCTATCAGGAGTTTTGGGATCGGCTGAGACGCGGCGAGTTCCAGCGGGCGCTGTACCGGCGCATTGCCAAGAACGGCCGCGAGCTCTGGATCGAGGCCACCTACAACCCCATTCTCGACGCCACCGGCCGCGCCTGCAAGATCATCAAATTCGCCACCGACGTCACCGAACGGCAGGTGACGAACGCCGATATGCGCGGCAAGATCGATGCGATATCGCGGTCGCAGGCGGTGATCGAGTTCAATCCGGACGGTACAGTCATCACCGCCAACGAGAATTTCCTCAGCGTTCTCGGCTACAGTCTGGATGAGGTCCGCGGGCGCCATCACAGCATGTTCGTCGATCCACAGGAACGCGAGACTGCCGCCTATCGCGATTTCTGGAAAAGGCTCAACAGCGGACGGTTCGAAACCGCCCAATACAGGCGCATCGGCAAGGGTGGACGGGTTGTCTGGATCCAGGCATCCTACAACCCGGTGTTCGACGATATGGGCCGACTGCGCAAGGTCGTGAAGTTCGCAACCGACATCACCGAGCAGATCAGCATGCTGGGCCGCCTGAAGTCCCTGATCGACACCAATTTTTCAGAGATCGAACAGGCGATGACCACTGCCCACCGGCAGGCCGATACCGCCGCCGCCGCATCGTCGGAAACGCGGGTGACGGTGCAGACCATCGCGGCCGGGGCGGAGGAACTGACGGCTTCCGCCCACGAGATCGCCGACGGCATGTCCCGGTCGCAGCAGGCGGCCGACGTCGCGGTGAGCGAGGCGGACAACGCCGACAGGGCCGCCACCCGTCTGTCGGAAGTCGCAAAGGCGATGGGCGGCATCGTCGAACTGATCCGATCCATCGCCGGACAGATCAACATGCTGGCCCTGAACGCGACCATCGAAGCGGCGCGGGCGGGCGAGGCAGGCCGCGGCTTCGCCGTCGTCGCCAACGAGGTGAAGAATCTGGCCAACCAGTCGGCGAACGCGACTTCCCAGATCTCGCGTGAGATCGACGGAATGCAAGCCGTTTCGCGCGACGTCGTGTCGTCGCTGACGGCCATCCGCAAGTCCATGAGCAATCTTCGCCAATTCGTCGTGATGTCCGCCGGCGCAGTGGAGGAACAGACCACGGTCACCGCCAACATCTCGGTCAACATGCAGGGTGCATCGACCTCCGTGGCTGTCGTGGACCAGAGCATCGGCGCGATCTCCACTGCTTTTGTCCAGGTCGGGAACGCCATTGCGGAAACCAAGGAAGCTGCGCGGATGCTGGCCCGTTGA
- the nifE gene encoding nitrogenase iron-molybdenum cofactor biosynthesis protein NifE: MLQDKIQDVFNEPGCATNQAKSAKEKKKGCTKSLKPGAAAGGCAYDGAMIVLQPIADAAHLVHGPIACLGNSWDNRGSQSSGPQLYRTGFTTDLSELDVIGGGEKKLYRAIKEIVQQYDPPAVFVYQTCVPAMTGDDIAAVCRFASEKLGKPVIPVDAPGFVGSKNLGNKLAGEALLEHVIGTVEPEYTTPTDVCIIGEYNLAGELWLVKPLLDEIGIRLLSCISGDGRYKEVAQAHRARVTMMVCSQALVNVGRKMQERYGIPYFEGSFYGVSDMSDTLRTMARMLVERGADKSLIDRAEGVIAREESRVWRRLEPYKPRFDGKRVLLFTGGVKSWSMVSALEGAGLTILGTSTKKSTKEDKERIKKMKGEEFHQWDDLKPRDIYRMLADHQADIMMSGGRSQFISLKAKVPWLDINQERHHAYAGYDGIVNLCEEIDKTLSNPIWRQVRQPAPWESGPSSTLLAAE, encoded by the coding sequence ATGCTCCAGGACAAGATCCAGGACGTCTTCAACGAACCGGGCTGCGCGACCAACCAGGCCAAATCGGCCAAGGAGAAGAAGAAGGGCTGCACCAAGTCGCTGAAACCGGGGGCCGCGGCCGGCGGCTGCGCCTATGACGGGGCGATGATCGTGCTTCAGCCGATCGCCGACGCCGCCCATCTGGTCCATGGCCCCATCGCCTGTCTGGGCAACTCGTGGGACAATCGCGGCTCGCAATCCTCCGGCCCGCAGCTCTACCGCACCGGCTTCACCACCGACCTGTCGGAGCTGGACGTCATCGGCGGCGGCGAAAAGAAGCTCTACCGCGCCATCAAGGAGATCGTGCAGCAATACGACCCGCCGGCCGTCTTCGTCTATCAGACCTGCGTGCCCGCCATGACCGGCGACGACATCGCCGCGGTGTGCAGGTTCGCGTCGGAGAAGCTGGGCAAGCCGGTGATCCCGGTGGATGCGCCGGGCTTCGTCGGATCGAAGAATCTCGGCAACAAGTTGGCCGGCGAGGCCCTGCTGGAGCATGTCATCGGCACGGTGGAGCCGGAATACACCACCCCCACCGACGTCTGCATCATCGGCGAGTACAACCTCGCCGGCGAGCTGTGGCTGGTCAAGCCGCTGCTGGACGAGATCGGCATCCGCCTGCTGTCCTGCATTTCCGGCGACGGCCGCTACAAGGAGGTGGCCCAGGCCCACCGCGCCCGCGTCACCATGATGGTGTGCAGCCAGGCATTGGTGAATGTCGGCCGCAAGATGCAGGAACGCTACGGCATCCCCTATTTCGAGGGCTCCTTCTACGGCGTCTCCGACATGTCGGACACGCTGCGCACCATGGCCCGCATGCTGGTGGAGCGCGGCGCCGACAAGAGCCTGATCGACCGGGCCGAAGGCGTGATCGCGCGGGAGGAAAGCAGGGTCTGGCGCCGTCTGGAACCCTACAAGCCGCGCTTCGACGGCAAGCGCGTCCTGCTGTTCACCGGCGGGGTCAAGAGCTGGTCGATGGTCAGCGCGCTGGAGGGCGCCGGACTGACCATCCTCGGCACCTCGACCAAGAAATCGACCAAGGAGGACAAAGAGCGCATCAAGAAGATGAAGGGCGAGGAGTTCCACCAGTGGGACGACCTGAAGCCGCGCGACATCTACAGGATGCTGGCCGACCATCAGGCCGACATCATGATGTCGGGCGGCCGGTCGCAGTTCATCTCCTTGAAGGCCAAGGTTCCCTGGCTCGACATCAACCAGGAGCGCCACCACGCCTATGCCGGCTATGACGGCATCGTCAATCTCTGCGAGGAGATCGACAAGACGCTGTCGAATCCGATCTGGCGTCAGGTGCGCCAGCCGGCACCGTGGGAGTCCGGTCCGTCCTCCACCCTTCTGGCGGCGGAGTAA
- a CDS encoding NifX-associated nitrogen fixation protein, giving the protein MVDVAEISVADQFVKTLVLLFRAEDSYGAWEGKPDEALLAPFVLDKEARAAIPIIGDPDPDTLWRLELFYKAVGVTVEKRTGMMASPMMKMSHEGFGRMVLTTGRLVVVSKTLRDVHRFGFPSIEKMAADGAKLVEDAVALIKKYPEVADL; this is encoded by the coding sequence ATGGTTGATGTGGCCGAGATATCCGTCGCCGACCAGTTCGTGAAGACGCTGGTCCTGCTGTTCCGTGCCGAGGACAGCTATGGCGCCTGGGAAGGCAAGCCGGACGAGGCCCTGCTCGCTCCCTTCGTGCTGGACAAGGAGGCGCGGGCCGCCATCCCGATCATCGGCGATCCCGATCCGGACACGCTGTGGCGGCTGGAGCTGTTCTACAAGGCGGTCGGCGTCACCGTCGAAAAACGGACCGGCATGATGGCCTCGCCGATGATGAAGATGAGCCATGAGGGCTTCGGCCGCATGGTGCTGACCACCGGCCGGCTGGTGGTGGTGTCGAAGACCCTGCGCGACGTCCACCGCTTCGGCTTCCCCAGCATCGAGAAGATGGCCGCCGACGGCGCCAAGCTGGTCGAGGATGCGGTGGCGTTGATCAAGAAATACCCCGAGGTCGCCGACCTCTGA
- the nifD gene encoding nitrogenase molybdenum-iron protein alpha chain: MSLSENTTVDVKNLVNEVLEAYPEKSRKRRAKHLNVLEAEAKDCGVKSNVKSIPGVMTIRGCAYAGSKGVVWGPIKDMIHISHGPVGCGYYSWSGRRNYYIGDTGVDSWGTMHFTSDFQEKDIVFGGDKKLHKVIEEINELFPLVNGISIQSECPIGLIGDDIEAVARAKSAEIGKPVIPVRCEGFRGVSQSLGHHIANDAIRDWVFEKTEPKAGFVSTPYDVTIIGDYNIGGDAWSSRILLEEIGLRVIAQWSGDGTLAELENTPKAKVNLIHCYRSMNYIARHMEEKFNIPWMEYNFFGPSQIAESLRKIAALFDDKIKENAEKVIARYQPMVDAVIAKYKPRLNGKKVMIYVGGLRPRHVVDAYHDLGMEIIGTGYEFAHNDDYQRTPHYVKEGTLIYDDVTAFELEKFVEAMRPDLVASGIKEKYVFQKMGLPFRQMHSWDYSGPYHGYDGFAIFARDMDLAINNPVWGVMKAPF, translated from the coding sequence ATGAGCCTGTCCGAGAACACCACGGTCGACGTCAAGAACCTCGTCAACGAAGTCCTCGAAGCCTATCCCGAAAAATCCCGCAAGCGCCGCGCCAAGCACCTGAACGTGCTGGAGGCCGAGGCCAAGGACTGCGGCGTCAAGTCGAACGTCAAGTCCATCCCCGGCGTCATGACCATCCGCGGCTGCGCCTATGCCGGCTCCAAGGGCGTGGTGTGGGGTCCGATCAAGGACATGATCCACATCTCCCACGGGCCCGTGGGCTGCGGCTACTACTCCTGGTCCGGCCGCCGCAACTACTACATCGGCGACACCGGTGTGGACAGCTGGGGCACGATGCACTTCACCTCCGACTTCCAGGAGAAGGACATCGTCTTCGGCGGCGACAAGAAGCTGCACAAGGTCATCGAGGAAATCAACGAGCTGTTCCCGCTGGTGAACGGCATCTCGATCCAGTCGGAATGCCCGATCGGCCTGATCGGCGACGACATCGAGGCTGTCGCCCGCGCCAAGTCGGCGGAAATCGGCAAGCCGGTCATCCCCGTGCGCTGCGAAGGCTTCCGCGGCGTGTCCCAGTCGCTGGGCCACCACATCGCCAACGATGCCATCCGCGACTGGGTGTTCGAGAAGACGGAACCCAAGGCCGGCTTCGTCTCCACCCCCTATGACGTCACCATCATCGGCGACTACAACATCGGCGGCGACGCCTGGTCGAGCCGCATCCTGCTGGAGGAGATCGGCCTGCGCGTGATCGCCCAGTGGTCGGGCGACGGCACGCTCGCCGAGCTGGAGAACACGCCGAAGGCCAAGGTCAACCTGATCCACTGCTACCGCTCGATGAACTACATCGCGCGCCACATGGAAGAGAAGTTCAACATTCCTTGGATGGAATACAACTTCTTCGGCCCGAGCCAGATCGCCGAATCCCTGCGCAAGATCGCCGCCCTCTTCGACGACAAGATCAAGGAGAACGCCGAGAAGGTCATCGCCCGCTACCAGCCGATGGTCGATGCGGTCATCGCCAAGTACAAGCCGCGGCTGAACGGCAAGAAGGTCATGATCTATGTCGGCGGCCTGCGTCCGCGCCACGTCGTCGATGCCTATCACGACCTGGGCATGGAGATCATCGGGACCGGTTACGAGTTCGCCCACAACGACGACTATCAGCGCACGCCGCACTATGTGAAGGAAGGCACGCTGATCTACGACGATGTCACCGCGTTCGAGCTGGAGAAGTTCGTCGAGGCGATGCGTCCCGACCTCGTCGCGTCGGGCATCAAGGAAAAGTACGTGTTCCAGAAGATGGGTCTGCCGTTCCGCCAGATGCACAGCTGGGATTATTCCGGCCCGTACCACGGCTATGACGGCTTCGCGATCTTCGCCCGCGACATGGACCTGGCCATCAACAACCCCGTCTGGGGCGTGATGAAGGCCCCGTTCTGA
- the nifK gene encoding nitrogenase molybdenum-iron protein subunit beta produces the protein MTDKLSQSADKVLDHYTLFRQPEYAAMFEKKKTEFEYGHSDEEVARVSEWTKSEDYKAKNFAREAVVINPTKACQPIGAMFAAQGFEGTLPFVHGSQGCVAYYRTHLTRHFKEPNSAVSSSMTEDAAVFGGLNNMIDGLANAYALYKPKMIAVMTTCMAEVIGDDLQGFIANAKNKDSVPADFPVPYAHTPAFVGSHIVGYDNMIKGILTNFWGTSENFDTPKTEQINLIPGFDGFAVGNNRELKRIAGEFGVKLQILSDVSDNFDTPMDGEYRMYDGGTTIEETKEALHAKATISMQEYNTTQTLQFCKEKGQDVAKFNYPMGVTGTDELLLKLAELSGKPVPASLKLERGRLVDAIADSHTHMHGKRFAVYGDPDFCLGMTRFLLELGAEPVHILSTSGSKKWEKQVKKLLDGSPFGASGAAHGGKDLWHLRSLIFTDKVDYIIGNSYGKYLERDTKVPLIRLTYPIFDRHHHHRYPTWGYQGALNVLVRILDRIFEDIDANTNIVGQTDYSFDLIR, from the coding sequence ATGACCGACAAGCTTTCGCAGAGCGCCGACAAGGTCCTCGACCACTACACCCTCTTCCGGCAGCCCGAATATGCGGCGATGTTCGAGAAGAAGAAGACCGAGTTCGAGTACGGCCATTCGGACGAGGAAGTCGCCCGCGTGTCTGAATGGACCAAGTCCGAGGACTACAAGGCGAAGAACTTCGCCCGTGAAGCGGTCGTCATCAACCCGACCAAGGCCTGCCAACCGATCGGTGCGATGTTCGCCGCCCAGGGCTTCGAGGGCACCCTGCCCTTCGTCCATGGCTCGCAGGGCTGCGTCGCCTATTACCGCACCCACCTGACCCGCCACTTCAAGGAGCCGAACAGCGCGGTCTCCTCGTCGATGACGGAAGACGCGGCGGTGTTCGGCGGCCTGAACAACATGATCGACGGCCTGGCGAACGCCTATGCGCTCTACAAGCCGAAGATGATCGCGGTGATGACCACCTGCATGGCCGAAGTCATCGGCGACGACCTGCAGGGCTTCATCGCCAACGCGAAGAACAAGGACAGCGTCCCGGCCGACTTCCCGGTCCCCTACGCCCACACCCCGGCCTTCGTCGGCAGCCACATCGTCGGCTACGACAACATGATCAAGGGGATCCTGACCAACTTCTGGGGCACGTCGGAGAATTTCGACACGCCCAAGACCGAGCAGATCAACCTGATCCCCGGTTTCGACGGCTTCGCCGTCGGCAACAACCGCGAACTGAAGCGCATCGCCGGCGAATTCGGCGTGAAGCTGCAGATCCTGTCCGACGTGTCCGACAATTTCGACACGCCGATGGATGGCGAGTACCGCATGTATGACGGCGGCACCACCATCGAGGAGACCAAGGAGGCCCTGCACGCCAAGGCCACCATCTCCATGCAGGAGTACAACACCACCCAGACCCTGCAGTTCTGCAAGGAGAAGGGCCAGGACGTCGCCAAGTTCAACTACCCGATGGGCGTCACCGGCACCGACGAGCTGCTGCTGAAGCTCGCCGAACTGTCGGGCAAGCCGGTCCCGGCCAGCCTGAAGCTGGAGCGCGGCCGTCTGGTCGACGCCATCGCCGACAGCCACACCCACATGCACGGCAAGCGCTTCGCCGTCTATGGCGACCCGGACTTCTGCCTCGGCATGACCCGCTTCCTGCTGGAGCTGGGGGCGGAGCCGGTGCACATCCTGTCCACCTCGGGTTCCAAGAAGTGGGAGAAACAGGTCAAGAAGCTGCTGGACGGCTCGCCCTTCGGCGCCTCGGGTGCGGCCCATGGCGGCAAGGATCTGTGGCACCTGCGCTCGCTGATCTTCACCGACAAGGTCGACTACATCATCGGCAACAGCTACGGCAAGTATCTGGAGCGCGACACCAAGGTTCCGTTGATCCGCCTGACCTACCCGATCTTCGACCGCCACCACCACCACCGCTATCCGACCTGGGGCTACCAGGGCGCGCTGAACGTGCTGGTGCGGATCCTGGACCGGATCTTCGAGGACATCGACGCCAACACCAACATCGTCGGCCAGACCGACTACTCGTTCGACCTGATCCGCTGA
- the nifX gene encoding nitrogen fixation protein NifX, whose protein sequence is MKVAFCTQDMQHVDAHFGWAKNIAVYRVDRQGHAFLETFQFGGSMFEDGNEDKLVPKLEALADVAIVYLSAIGASAAARVVAKKIHPVKVEATETIPALLEKLVQTLNGNPPPWLRKAMGETPQFHFDEEEV, encoded by the coding sequence ATGAAGGTCGCTTTCTGCACCCAGGACATGCAGCACGTCGATGCGCATTTCGGCTGGGCCAAGAACATCGCCGTCTATCGGGTCGACCGCCAGGGCCATGCCTTTCTGGAGACCTTCCAGTTCGGCGGCTCGATGTTCGAGGACGGCAACGAGGACAAGCTGGTGCCCAAGCTGGAGGCGCTGGCCGATGTCGCCATCGTCTATCTGTCGGCCATCGGCGCCTCGGCCGCCGCCCGCGTGGTGGCGAAGAAGATCCATCCGGTGAAGGTCGAGGCCACCGAGACCATTCCGGCCCTGCTCGAAAAGCTGGTCCAGACGCTGAACGGCAATCCGCCGCCCTGGCTGCGCAAGGCGATGGGCGAGACGCCGCAATTCCATTTCGACGAGGAGGAGGTCTGA